Sequence from the Thermincola ferriacetica genome:
AAAGGGTGGGTGGGGTGACCCGGCTACCCCACCCACCTTTACTGCCTTAATTTACTTCCCTGCTACCCGGTTTTACTACGGGTATGCCTTCCTTACATAGAGGACAATCATCAGCCTCCCATGACTGGATGTCCATTGTCAATTCAGCGTGCAGCGGCACGCCGAAATCAACAGCGCCGTTACTCCTGTCTACCAAAACGCCTACCCCAACAATATTGCCCCCTAACTCACGTATTACGTTCATCACTTCTTTCACTGAACCGCCGGTGGTAACCACGTCCTCCACCACCAGCACATTGGCGCCCGGTTCAATGGTAAAACCGCGACGCAGCTTCATCTGGCCCTGTTCGCGCTCGCAGAAGATCGAAGGCACACCCAAGGCCCTGGCCACTTCATAAGAAACGATAATACCTCCCATGGCCGGTCCGACAACAATATCAATCTTCTGACCCTGAAATTTTGCCGCCAGATCAGCGCATAATTTTTGTGCATACTCAGGAAATTTTAAAACCTGGGCGCACTGCATATACCGGTTGCTGTGGCGGCCGGAAGTCAGCCGGAAATGACCGGTCAACAGCGCCTTGGCCTCGGTAAAAATATTTAATACTTCTTCCTTACTCAACATTTCAACCCCTCCTCCATTTCCGCAACTATTCTTTTGGCGGCCTCCACCGGGTCATTAGCCGCTGTTATGGGCCGGCCCACTACCAGGTAACTGGCCCCGGCCTCAACTGCCTCTTTGGGGGTCATTACACGCTTTTGGTCATTTTTCGCAGACCAGGCCGGCCTTACCCCGGGGGTGACAATGACAAAATCATTACCGCAGGTTTCCCGAATGACCCTGATTTCCCTGGGAGAAGCCACAACGCCATTCAGTCCCGACTCTTTGGCCAGTTTGGCCCACTTAACCACCTGTTCCTCAACGGTCCGGTCAATACCCATTTCGTTGCGCAGTATTTCTTCATTGATGCTGGTTAATACTGTCACGCCGATTACTAACGGTCTCGGAAGATTTAAAGAGGACGCCGTTTCAACGGAAGCTCTGACAGCCGCTTCCATCATCTCCTTTCCGCCGGCCGTATGTACGTTGAACATATATACCCCGTGCCCCGTCAGGACAGCACTGGCCTGCCCGACAGTATTGGGAATGTCATGCAGTTTCAGGTCCAGGAATATCCTGGTCCCGAGGCTATGCAGCCTCTTCAACACTTCCGGTCCCTCGCTGTTAAACAACTGCATGCCGACTTTGAACACTCCGACATGCTCCTGCAGTTGGGCAACCAGCATTTCAGCTTCTTGTGCCGTATCCACATCAAGAGCCACTATCAAACGGTCCTTCGCTGCTAACAATTGTTTAGCCTCCTTTTCTTTGGCCAACCGCCCGGCAAACCCCCTCGGCCTTCGCCTCTGGGGTGTAAAGGAAGGTTTGCTTACGCAAACCCCTATTTCCACGCGGCGCCTACCAGTTCGTTAATATCTTTCACCCCGTATTTCTCCATGTATTGCTCTATCCCTTCAAGAACGTCCATGGTAGCCCGGGGATTAACAAAGTTAGCCGTTCCGACAGCCACCGCCGTAGCGCCGGCCAGGATAAACTCTATGGCATCTTCGCCTGACATGATACCGCCCATGCCCAAAATAGGAAGATTAACTGCCTGGGCTACCTGCCAGATAATGCGCACGGCCACGGGTCTGATGGCCGGGCCCGATAAACCGCCCATTGTGTTGCCAAGGACCGGCTTTCTGGTATGAATATCAATGGCCATGCCCAGCAGAGTGTTAATCAGGGCCAGGGCATCAGCTCCTGCCTCGGCTACCCCCTGGGCTATTTCCACGATGTTGGTCACATTTGGCGATAGCTTGGCAATAACAGGCAGGGTGGTATGCTGTTTTACTGTCCTGATAACTTCGGCAGCCATAAAGCAGTCGGTTCCGAAAACCATGCCGCCTTTTTTCACGTTGGGGCAAGAAATATTTACTTCCAGGGCCGCCACCCCGTCGGCAGCAGTCAGCCGTTTAGCCAGTTCGGCGTAGTCTTCCAGGGTATTACCTGCTATATTCACAACTACCGGAGTATCATACTCCTTCAGATAAGGTAAGGCCTTGCTGATAAAGTGGTCTACGCCAGGGTTCTGCAGGCCTATGGAATTCAGGATTCCCGCCGGTGTTTCCACAATCCTTACGCCCGGGTTGCCCAACCGCGGCTCAAGGGTAGTTCCCTTGACCACTATGGCGCCCAGCCGGTTTAAGTCGATGTAGGGAGCATACTCCGGGCCAAAACCGAAGCATCCCGAAGCAGTAGTAACGGGATTTTTCATCTGCAGGCCCCCAAGATTTACGGCCAGGTTTGGCCTAGTCATCAAAAATCACCTCACCTGCACCAAAAACCGGACCATGGGTACAAACAAGACTGTAATCAAAATTTTGTTCATGACCGGCCACTGACAACTGACCACCGATCACTGATTGTTGTCCACCGGTCCTTTTTCTTGTTTTACACGTACACGCCAGACAGGCGCCCACGCCGCAGCCCATGCGGGCTTCCAGGGATACCTGGCCAGGGATGTTCGCTTCTTTCATCAGCCAGACCACATTCCTGATCATGACTTCAGGGCCACAGACATAGTAATAATCCGGTTTAAAATCGGTAATGGCCTGTTTAACCAGGTCAGTTACAAAGCCACGGTGGCCAACAGACCCGTCATCGGTAGCTATGGCCAAAGGCCAACCCTTTTCCTGCACGACATCAATGCCCACCACGGCATTAGCATTCCGGAAACCGTAAAGAATCTTCTGCTCCAAACCCGCCTGGTCCAACATGCCGATTAACGGTAAAAGCGGGGCCACTCCAATTCCTCCCCCTACCACCAGGCACCGGGTTGCCCTATCAGGTAGCCAAAATCCATTCCCCAACGGACCCATAATATCCAGGTCGGCGCCAGCTTCTATCTCACTAAGCATGCGCGTACCCCGGCCCACTACCACATAAAGCAGACTTAAAATACCCTTTTCTTTGTCAATATCGTAAAGGCTGATTGGCCTTCTGAGGAGCGGGTCCATGGTCCTGCCAACCCTGATATGCACGAACTGACCCGGTTTTGCTTCTTCGGTAACTTTTGGGGCATCAAGCTCCATAAGGTAATAGCCCGGTTTTACCGGACTGTTGCTGACAACTTTAGCCATTTCCCGGACCGGCAAATCACTTCCCCCTTTTTGTGTAAGTCTAATTAAGGTATTCCTGTAAAGGAATGAGCGTGAAATCTTTACCTTCTTCAAAGGACTTCAGCACGTCGCGGATTACCCGGGTAGTATCCAGGGAGGTCAGGCAGGGGATGCCGTGCTCAACGGCAGCACGCCTGATCTTAAACCCGTCCCTTTCGGGCTGTTTACCCCTGGTCAAAGTGTTTATAACCAGGTCAATTTTGTTGGCCCTGATCAGGTCTATGATATGGGGTGACCCCTCCCTGATCTTGTTGACCTTTTCTACCGGCAGCCCTGCCGCCTGCAGGGCTTTGGCCGTCCCGCAAGTAGCCAGCAGTTTAAACCCAAGTTCTACAAAACCCTTCAGAATGGGGATGACTTCTTCTTTATCCTTGTCTGCTATGGTGGCCAGTATGGTCCCTTCCCTCGGAATATCCATCCCGGCAGCCACCAGAGCTTTGTACAGCGCCATGGACGGGTCGACATCAACCCCCATTACCTCTCCCGTGGATTTCATTTCCGGCCCTAGCGAAGTATCTACTTTCAGCAGTTTGGAGAAGGAGAAGACAGGCACTTTAATAGCATAGTACCTGGGAGCCGGGTAAAGTCCCGGTTTGTAACCCAGGTCCCGGAGTTTCTTGCCCAGAATCATTTTCGTCGCCAGGTTCACCATAGGTACCCCGGTTATTTTGCTGATATAAGGTACCGTCCTGCTGGAACGCGGGTTTACCTCCAAGACAAAAATCCGGTCTTCATGAAGCACATACTGGATATTGATAAGCCCTTTCACATGCAGGGCCCGGGCCAGTTTGGTAGTATAGTCAACCACATCCCTGGCCAGGTTCTCCGGCAGGCTCCTGGCCGGATAAACCGCTATGCTGTCTCCCGAATGAACGCCGGCCCGCTCAATATGCTCCATGATCCCCGGTATGAGTACATCCTCTCCGTCTGAAATGGCATCGACCTCAATCTCCTTGCCAACCAGGTATTTATCTACCAAAACGGGGTGCTTGGGCGATACATTTACAGCAGACTTCATGTATTCCAGCAGTTCATCCTGATTATAAACAATTTCCATCGCCCTGCCACCCAGCACATACGAAGGACGCACCAAAACCGGGAAACCGATTTCTTCAGCAATTTCCTGGGCCCCTTCCACGGAGGTCGCCGTTCTACCCGGCGGCTTGGGAATGCCCAGGTCTTGCAGGAGCTGGTCAAATTTATCCCGGTCTTCAGCCATATCAATATACTTCACAGACGTACCAAGAATATTTACCCCGGCTTGGGCCAGGGGTTCCGCCAGGTTGATGGCTGTCTGGCCGCCGAACTGTACCACCACACCTACCGGCTTCTCTTTCTCGATGATATTCAGCACATCTTCCGGAATAAGGGGTTCAAAGTAGAGGCGGTCCGAAGTATCAAAATCCGTACTCACCGTCTCCGGGTTGTTATTGATAATAATGGTCTCAATACCTTCTTCCCGGAGAGACCAGACAGAATGCACCGAACAATAGTCAAACTCAATTCCCTGGCCAATCCTGATAGGCCCGGACCCCAGCACAATGGCCTTTGGCCGGTCCGTCGGCTCCGCTTCATCCTCCTGGTCGTAAGCAGAGTAATAATAAGGTGTCACCGCTTCAAACTCCGCGGCACAGGTGTCAACCATTTTGTAGACCGGAACTACCCCGTGCCGCTTCCTGACATGCCTGATTTCTTCCTCAGCCAAACCCGTAATTTCCGCCATATATACATCAGGCAAGCCAAAATATTTGGCCTCAGCCAGAACTTCCTTGGTCAGGAAATCCGTTCCCTGCGCCTGAACACCGGCAGCCAGCTTTTCTTCAAATTTAACGATGTTTTCTATCTTTTCCAGGAACCAATAATCAATCCTGGTAATCCTGTGGATTTCTTCTACAGTCATACCGCGCCGCATAGCCTCAGCAAGGACAAACAACCGCTCATCATCGGCGCTGGCCATTTTTTCTTTCAGCAATTCCGTGGAGATCTCTTCCATCCCTTTAACTGTTAGACCGTACCGGCCGATTTCCAGCGACCGGATAGCCTTCATCAGGGCAGCTTCAAAATTTCTGTCAATGGCCATTACTTCCCCTGTAGCCTTCATTTGGGTACCCAGCATACGGTCGGCGAAAGCAAATTTGTCAAAGGGCCACCTGGGGATTTTCACAACACAATAATCCAAGGCCGGTTCAAAGCAGGCGTAAGATTTGCCCGTAACGGCATTGATAATCTCGTCCAGGGTCAAACCAATGGCTATTTTGGCCGCTACCTTGGCAATAGGAAAGCCCGTGGCCTTGGAAGCCAAAGCACTGGAGCGGGATACCCGCGGATTAACTTCAATAACAATGTATTCAAAGCTGTTCGGATTTAACGCAAACTGTACGTTGCAGCCGCCTTCAATACCCAGGGCCCTGATTATTTTTAGGGATGCTGCCCTTAACATCTGGTATTCCTTGTCGGACAGGGTCTGGGAAGGAGCCACCACTATACTGTCCCCGGTGTGTATCCCGACAGGGTCGATATTTTCCATATTGCAGACAGTGATGCAGTTATCGTTACTGTCCCTGATAACCTCGTATTCTATCTCTTTCCACCCGGCCACACTGCGTTCAATCAGGCACTGCTTAATCATACTCATTTTCAGCCCCCGGGTGGTAATATCCTTTAATTCTTCCACGTTGTTGGCTATACCGCCGCCGGTACCCCCAAGGGTATAGGCAGGCCTTACAATGACCGGAAAACCTATTCTTTCAGCAAAAACCACCGCATCATCCACGTTATCCACGATTACGCTTTCCGGAATAGGCTCCTTTATCTCATTCATCATATCCCTGAACATTTCCCTGTCTTCGGCCTTTTTAATGGTTTCGAGCGGCGTCCCCAGCAGGGCAACCCCTTCTTCTTGCAAAATTCCCCTTTCCGCCAGTTCCACGGCAATGTTTAAACCAACCTGGCCGCCCAAGGTAGGCAGCAGGCCGTCAGGCTTTTCTTTCTTGATAATTCTGGCTACAAAATCCGCCGTCAGGGGCTCGATATAAACACGGTCGGCTATGTTCGCATCGGTCATGATAGTGGCCGGGTTACTGTTGACAAGGACGACCTCCAAGCCCTCTTCCTTTAAAGCCCGGCAGGCTTGGGTGCCGGCATAGTCAAATTCCGCAGCCTGACCGATGATAATCGGGCCAGACCCTATAACCATTACCTTCTTTAAGCCCTGCTTCTTAGGCATCCTCCTACCTCCTCCATTTTTCCATCAAGTCCAAAAACTGGTTAAACAGGTATTCCGAATCCCAGGGACCGGGAGCTGCTTCGGGATGATACTGGACCGAAAATACCGGCATGGTTTTGTGCCGGAGTCCCTCTACCGTACCGTCATTCATATTTATATGGGAAACTTCCAGGTCCTTATCTGTCAGAGAATCACCGTCTACGGCATAGCCATGGTTCTGGGATGTAATATGCACCTTGCCTGTAGCCAGGTCTTTAACGGGATGATTGGCCCCCCTGTGACCAAACTTTAGTTTATAAGTTTTGGCGCCAAAAGCCAGCCCCAGGATTTGGTGCCCCAGGCAGATGCCGAATATGGGCTTTTCGCCAAGTAGTTTTTTCACCGTTTCTATGGCAAAGGGGACAGCCGCAGGGTCACCGGGACCGTTAGACAACATAATGCCGTCAGGATTCATGGCCAGTATTTCTTCGGCCGTGGTCTGGGCCGGGACAACAGTCACGTCGCAACCAAGGTTATACAGAGACCTGGCAATGTTTTTCTTCGCCCCAAAATCCATCAGCACCACTTTATAACCGTCATTCGGCAAGTTATACGGTTCTCTGGTGGTAACCTCCAAAACAAGCTCCGGCCCTGTCCAGGTTGGGGGCTGCTTAACTTTTTCTTTCAGTTCATCAATATCAAAATCACCGCTGGCAATTATACCCCCCATGGTTCCGTGGTTGCGGAGACGCCTGGTCAGCGCCCGGGTATCTACACCCGAAATTCCAACGATACCTTTTTCTTCCAGGTATTCATTAACTGTTTTTCCAGACCGCCAGTTACTGGGGTGTTCACAGAATTCCCTGACCACAAAACCTTTGCAAAAAGGCCTGATCGATTCAAAGTCCTCGTCATTTATACCGTAATTGCCTATCAGAGGATAGGTCATGGTAATTATTTGGCTGCAGTAGGATGGGTCTGTAAGTATTTCCTGGTATCCGGTCATACCGGTATTAAAAACTACTTCGCCAAATTGTTCACCAACAGCCCCAAAGCCCTTTCCTTCATACACGGTACCGTCTTCTAATACTAAAACTGCCTTCATAATTTATCCTCCTTCTACAATGTCCTGTTGTTCATCACAATTTTACCCTGTACAATCGTATAAACAGGCAGAGCTTTTAAGCGCCTGCCGATAAATGCGGAATTTCTGGCTTTAGACGCAAAATTGTCGGGATTAACTGTCTCTTCCAAAGCCGGGTCAATTATGGTAATATCCCCATCGTATCCCACAGTCAAAGAACCCTTGCCCTGCAGCCCGAAAATGGCAGCCGGACGCACAGTTAATTTGGCTACAGCTTCCTTTAGGTCTAAAATTCCCTTCTCCACAAGTTCCTCATAAATTAACCCCCAAGCGGTTTCCAGACCGATCATCCCGAAGGGAGCATAATTGTATTCGACATCTTTTTCCTCCACAGTGTGGGGAGCATGGTCTGTGGCAATAATATCTATGGTGCCGTCTTTCAACCCTTCTTTCACAGCCTGTACATCTTCAGCAGACCGCAATGGAGGATTCACCTTTGTACTTGTATCATAATTGCCCACCGCTTCCTCAGTCAGTGTAAAATGGTGCGGCGTGGCTTCGGCAGTAACCCGGAGGCCTTTTTTCTTAGCCATGCGCACCAGTTCTACAGAACCCCTGGTACTTACATGAGCGATATGAAGTTTCGCTCCCGTAACTTCTGCCAGCAGTATATCCCTTGCTACCATAATCTCTTCGGCAGCCCTGGTTATGCCGCGCAAGCCAAAGAGGGTGGAACAGTACCCTTCATTCATAACGCCGTCGGCAACTAACTGCTTGTCTTCACAGTGAGAAATTATCGGGATATCAAACATCATAGCATATTGCATGGCCAAACGCATAAGCTGAGCGTTGGCAACAGGCTGTCCGTCATCAGATATGGCTATTGCGCCGGCCTGGTACATATCGCCGATTTCAGCCAGTTCTTCACCGCGGGACCCCTTGGTAATAGCGCCGATGGGAAAAACATGTACAACCCCCTCAGCCAGAGCCTTGGCTTTGACAAATTCTACCAATGCCCGGTTGTCAATAACAGGATTGGTGTTTGGCATACAGGCAACGGAAGTAAAACCACCCCTGGCCGCCGCCCTTGTCCCTGTGGCAATAGTTTCCTTGGCTTCGTACCCAGGTTCCCGCAGATGTACATGCATATCTATAAATCCGGGAAAAACCCATTTCCCCTGGGCATCAATCACTTCACAGTCATGCCGGGAAACATCAATTTGTGCCCCGACGGAAGCAATTTTTCCATTTGTAATATAAATATCTGCTACCTGATCCATATTATTGGCCGGGTCAACTACCCGCCCGCCTCTAATTAGCAGGTTCATGAGGGTTCCCTCCTCCCGCCAGTAAGTAAAGCAAAGCCATCCTGACCGCTACCCCGTTGGTAACTTGTTCATTAATAACCGCTTCGACGCTGTCAGCCACATCAGGAGCAATTTCAACACCGCGGTTCATCGGACCCGGATGCATGACTATGACATCAGGACTGGCGACCTTGAGCCTGTCCTTCGTAACGCCAAAAATCCGGGCATACTCCCTGATAGTCGGGAATAATCCCTTCTGCTGCCGTTCCAACTGTAGGCGCAGAACCATTACCACATCCGCATCCTGTAAACCTTCCTCCAAATTGTAATAAGGCTTTGCCCCCATTTTTTCAATTTCCGGCGCCATCAGGGTGGCCGGGCCGACAACTCTAACCTCGGAACCCATTTTCGTCAGCCCGAAAATATTGCTCCGGGCAACCCGGCTGT
This genomic interval carries:
- the pyrE gene encoding orotate phosphoribosyltransferase, with protein sequence MLSKEEVLNIFTEAKALLTGHFRLTSGRHSNRYMQCAQVLKFPEYAQKLCADLAAKFQGQKIDIVVGPAMGGIIVSYEVARALGVPSIFCEREQGQMKLRRGFTIEPGANVLVVEDVVTTGGSVKEVMNVIRELGGNIVGVGVLVDRSNGAVDFGVPLHAELTMDIQSWEADDCPLCKEGIPVVKPGSREVN
- the pyrF gene encoding orotidine-5'-phosphate decarboxylase produces the protein MAKEKEAKQLLAAKDRLIVALDVDTAQEAEMLVAQLQEHVGVFKVGMQLFNSEGPEVLKRLHSLGTRIFLDLKLHDIPNTVGQASAVLTGHGVYMFNVHTAGGKEMMEAAVRASVETASSLNLPRPLVIGVTVLTSINEEILRNEMGIDRTVEEQVVKWAKLAKESGLNGVVASPREIRVIRETCGNDFVIVTPGVRPAWSAKNDQKRVMTPKEAVEAGASYLVVGRPITAANDPVEAAKRIVAEMEEGLKC
- a CDS encoding dihydroorotate dehydrogenase, which translates into the protein MTRPNLAVNLGGLQMKNPVTTASGCFGFGPEYAPYIDLNRLGAIVVKGTTLEPRLGNPGVRIVETPAGILNSIGLQNPGVDHFISKALPYLKEYDTPVVVNIAGNTLEDYAELAKRLTAADGVAALEVNISCPNVKKGGMVFGTDCFMAAEVIRTVKQHTTLPVIAKLSPNVTNIVEIAQGVAEAGADALALINTLLGMAIDIHTRKPVLGNTMGGLSGPAIRPVAVRIIWQVAQAVNLPILGMGGIMSGEDAIEFILAGATAVAVGTANFVNPRATMDVLEGIEQYMEKYGVKDINELVGAAWK
- a CDS encoding dihydroorotate dehydrogenase electron transfer subunit; translation: MPVREMAKVVSNSPVKPGYYLMELDAPKVTEEAKPGQFVHIRVGRTMDPLLRRPISLYDIDKEKGILSLLYVVVGRGTRMLSEIEAGADLDIMGPLGNGFWLPDRATRCLVVGGGIGVAPLLPLIGMLDQAGLEQKILYGFRNANAVVGIDVVQEKGWPLAIATDDGSVGHRGFVTDLVKQAITDFKPDYYYVCGPEVMIRNVVWLMKEANIPGQVSLEARMGCGVGACLACTCKTRKRTGGQQSVIGGQLSVAGHEQNFDYSLVCTHGPVFGAGEVIFDD
- the carB gene encoding carbamoyl-phosphate synthase large subunit, with the translated sequence MPKKQGLKKVMVIGSGPIIIGQAAEFDYAGTQACRALKEEGLEVVLVNSNPATIMTDANIADRVYIEPLTADFVARIIKKEKPDGLLPTLGGQVGLNIAVELAERGILQEEGVALLGTPLETIKKAEDREMFRDMMNEIKEPIPESVIVDNVDDAVVFAERIGFPVIVRPAYTLGGTGGGIANNVEELKDITTRGLKMSMIKQCLIERSVAGWKEIEYEVIRDSNDNCITVCNMENIDPVGIHTGDSIVVAPSQTLSDKEYQMLRAASLKIIRALGIEGGCNVQFALNPNSFEYIVIEVNPRVSRSSALASKATGFPIAKVAAKIAIGLTLDEIINAVTGKSYACFEPALDYCVVKIPRWPFDKFAFADRMLGTQMKATGEVMAIDRNFEAALMKAIRSLEIGRYGLTVKGMEEISTELLKEKMASADDERLFVLAEAMRRGMTVEEIHRITRIDYWFLEKIENIVKFEEKLAAGVQAQGTDFLTKEVLAEAKYFGLPDVYMAEITGLAEEEIRHVRKRHGVVPVYKMVDTCAAEFEAVTPYYYSAYDQEDEAEPTDRPKAIVLGSGPIRIGQGIEFDYCSVHSVWSLREEGIETIIINNNPETVSTDFDTSDRLYFEPLIPEDVLNIIEKEKPVGVVVQFGGQTAINLAEPLAQAGVNILGTSVKYIDMAEDRDKFDQLLQDLGIPKPPGRTATSVEGAQEIAEEIGFPVLVRPSYVLGGRAMEIVYNQDELLEYMKSAVNVSPKHPVLVDKYLVGKEIEVDAISDGEDVLIPGIMEHIERAGVHSGDSIAVYPARSLPENLARDVVDYTTKLARALHVKGLINIQYVLHEDRIFVLEVNPRSSRTVPYISKITGVPMVNLATKMILGKKLRDLGYKPGLYPAPRYYAIKVPVFSFSKLLKVDTSLGPEMKSTGEVMGVDVDPSMALYKALVAAGMDIPREGTILATIADKDKEEVIPILKGFVELGFKLLATCGTAKALQAAGLPVEKVNKIREGSPHIIDLIRANKIDLVINTLTRGKQPERDGFKIRRAAVEHGIPCLTSLDTTRVIRDVLKSFEEGKDFTLIPLQEYLN
- the carA gene encoding glutamine-hydrolyzing carbamoyl-phosphate synthase small subunit, with translation MKAVLVLEDGTVYEGKGFGAVGEQFGEVVFNTGMTGYQEILTDPSYCSQIITMTYPLIGNYGINDEDFESIRPFCKGFVVREFCEHPSNWRSGKTVNEYLEEKGIVGISGVDTRALTRRLRNHGTMGGIIASGDFDIDELKEKVKQPPTWTGPELVLEVTTREPYNLPNDGYKVVLMDFGAKKNIARSLYNLGCDVTVVPAQTTAEEILAMNPDGIMLSNGPGDPAAVPFAIETVKKLLGEKPIFGICLGHQILGLAFGAKTYKLKFGHRGANHPVKDLATGKVHITSQNHGYAVDGDSLTDKDLEVSHINMNDGTVEGLRHKTMPVFSVQYHPEAAPGPWDSEYLFNQFLDLMEKWRR
- a CDS encoding dihydroorotase yields the protein MNLLIRGGRVVDPANNMDQVADIYITNGKIASVGAQIDVSRHDCEVIDAQGKWVFPGFIDMHVHLREPGYEAKETIATGTRAAARGGFTSVACMPNTNPVIDNRALVEFVKAKALAEGVVHVFPIGAITKGSRGEELAEIGDMYQAGAIAISDDGQPVANAQLMRLAMQYAMMFDIPIISHCEDKQLVADGVMNEGYCSTLFGLRGITRAAEEIMVARDILLAEVTGAKLHIAHVSTRGSVELVRMAKKKGLRVTAEATPHHFTLTEEAVGNYDTSTKVNPPLRSAEDVQAVKEGLKDGTIDIIATDHAPHTVEEKDVEYNYAPFGMIGLETAWGLIYEELVEKGILDLKEAVAKLTVRPAAIFGLQGKGSLTVGYDGDITIIDPALEETVNPDNFASKARNSAFIGRRLKALPVYTIVQGKIVMNNRTL